From the genome of Vibrio orientalis CIP 102891 = ATCC 33934:
TGTTATCATCTGCGGGAAATAGTCGGGGAGCCTAACCATTATGGAAAGGGCTGAGATCGCAATGCGAGACCCGTTGAACCTGATTCAGTTAGCACTGACGTAGGGAACTATGCGCACATTACCTTACTGGTTTGTGCACTCGTATTCGATGGATTGATCACCTCATTTTCTGATCCCTTCTTTCGTGGCCGAGAGTTCCTGTACGTCTTGTAGTAGGAGCAATAATGCCACATTCACAAGACACGACTCCAATCGTATTAACCATCGCGGGCTCAGACAGCGGCGGCGGTGCAGGCATTCAAGCCGATATCAAAGCAATCTCTGCCACGGGTGGTTACGCATGTTCGGTGATTACCGCTATCACGTCGCAAAACACGCTTGGTGTATCTGCTATTCACCCGATTCCTCTTGAGCATATAAAAAGTCAATTGGATGCGGTGTTTACCGATCTCAATGTTGTCGCCGTCAAAGTTGGTATGTTGGCAGATTCTGAGATCATCAAAGTGGTTGCCGATAAAATTCGTCAGTACCAACCTAAACACCTTGTGGTCGACCCAGTCATGGTTGCGACCAGTGGTGACCTTCTTCTTGAAACCAACGCTATCTCAACTCTCAAGCAAGAGTTACTACCGCTTGCTGACTTAATCACGCCCAACTTGCCGGAAGGCGCTGCCTTAATTGGTGGCGCAGTGCCGCAAGATGAGGACCAAATGGGAGCAATGATCAGTGAGCTTCGTGCACTTGGCGCCAAAGCTGTACTGC
Proteins encoded in this window:
- the thiD gene encoding bifunctional hydroxymethylpyrimidine kinase/phosphomethylpyrimidine kinase; protein product: MPHSQDTTPIVLTIAGSDSGGGAGIQADIKAISATGGYACSVITAITSQNTLGVSAIHPIPLEHIKSQLDAVFTDLNVVAVKVGMLADSEIIKVVADKIRQYQPKHLVVDPVMVATSGDLLLETNAISTLKQELLPLADLITPNLPEGAALIGGAVPQDEDQMGAMISELRALGAKAVLLKGGHLEKDDNSNDLLIMAESSELISAKRVATKNTHGTGCTLSSAIASYLAQGNRLHKSVYLGKQYISQAIANADKLEVGQGHGPVHHFFCGHTNVR